One genomic segment of Paenibacillus durus includes these proteins:
- a CDS encoding ROK family glucokinase, with amino-acid sequence MSENIYVGVDLGGTAIKVGICNSEGHLLHTYEGPTGTETGADTVIDNIEKYVRQIVADSPYEWDQLAGVGAGVAGFTNIREGIIILAPNIGFRDVPIRAILESRLNKPVKIDNDANVAALGEAWSGAGRGVDNCVCYTLGTGVGGGIIINGKVYQGFSGLAGELGHICVVPDLEAIQCGCGKMGCLETVSSATGIIRMANDAVARGDRTTLATVEKIAAKEVFDAAKAGDEVALRIVNRAAFYLGKSMAAVAAVLNPEVFIIGGGVSKAGEILFEEIRRVYAQVTPEPLQKDVKIIPALLGNDAGIVGAAGLLLRS; translated from the coding sequence ATGTCGGAAAATATCTACGTAGGCGTGGATTTGGGCGGAACCGCCATTAAGGTGGGCATCTGTAATAGTGAAGGCCATTTGCTGCATACCTATGAAGGGCCTACTGGAACTGAGACCGGTGCGGATACTGTCATTGACAACATCGAGAAATACGTGCGTCAAATTGTAGCTGATTCGCCATATGAATGGGACCAGCTAGCCGGTGTTGGAGCGGGAGTCGCCGGTTTCACGAACATTCGTGAAGGCATCATTATTCTTGCGCCTAACATTGGATTCAGAGACGTGCCAATCCGCGCCATTCTGGAGAGTCGATTGAACAAGCCGGTCAAAATAGATAACGACGCCAATGTGGCGGCGCTTGGAGAAGCTTGGAGCGGGGCCGGGCGCGGTGTGGACAACTGTGTCTGCTACACGCTGGGAACGGGCGTCGGCGGCGGCATTATTATTAACGGCAAAGTTTATCAAGGTTTCTCCGGTCTTGCCGGTGAGCTCGGCCATATTTGCGTGGTTCCCGATCTGGAAGCGATTCAGTGCGGGTGCGGGAAGATGGGCTGTTTGGAAACCGTTTCCTCGGCAACGGGCATCATTCGCATGGCAAATGACGCGGTAGCGCGGGGCGACCGGACAACGCTTGCTACGGTGGAGAAGATCGCCGCGAAGGAAGTATTCGATGCGGCCAAGGCCGGCGATGAAGTAGCGCTGCGGATCGTGAACCGGGCGGCATTTTACCTCGGTAAATCTATGGCGGCAGTTGCGGCTGTACTGAACCCTGAGGTATTCATTATCGGCGGCGGCGTATCCAAAGCCGGTGAAATTCTGTTCGAAGAAATCCGCCGTGTATACGCTCAGGTTACTCCTGAACCGCTGCAGAAGGATGTAAAGATCATTCCCGCACTGCTCGGCAACGATGCAGGTATTGTCGGCGCAGCCGGCCTTTTGCTGCGTTCTTAA
- the rapZ gene encoding RNase adapter RapZ, translated as MTEEENIPSAATLIIITGMSGAGKTIAVQSLEDLGFFCVDNLPPVLIPKFAELIEQSKGKIAKVALVIDLRGREFFTALSESLSFIKDHFTIGCEILFLDATDSVLVQRYKESRRRHPLAPKGLPLDGIRLERKMLEELKNSATQVIDTSNMKPAQLKEKIVSRYSHLGKSTLSVNITSFGFKYGIPIDADLVFDVRFLPNPHYVDHLRPHTGQDSDVYEYVMKWPETQAFLKKLLDMLQFLIPQYRKEGKAQIIIGIGCTGGKHRSVAISEYLGKMLGVSETETVSVSHRDAERDRH; from the coding sequence ATGACCGAAGAGGAGAATATTCCGTCGGCGGCCACCCTGATCATAATTACCGGAATGTCGGGAGCAGGCAAGACCATTGCCGTGCAAAGTCTCGAAGACCTCGGATTTTTCTGTGTTGACAATCTTCCGCCCGTTCTTATTCCCAAGTTCGCGGAGCTGATTGAGCAGTCCAAGGGGAAAATTGCGAAGGTAGCGCTTGTTATTGACCTGCGGGGCCGCGAGTTTTTTACCGCTTTGTCGGAATCGCTCAGCTTTATCAAGGATCACTTTACGATCGGCTGCGAGATTCTGTTTCTTGATGCTACCGATTCCGTACTGGTGCAGCGTTACAAAGAAAGCCGGCGGCGGCATCCGCTCGCTCCGAAGGGCCTGCCGCTTGATGGTATCCGGCTCGAACGCAAAATGCTGGAGGAGCTCAAGAATTCGGCTACGCAGGTTATTGATACGAGCAATATGAAGCCGGCCCAGCTTAAGGAGAAGATTGTCTCCCGCTACTCTCATCTTGGAAAAAGCACGCTCTCCGTCAACATCACCTCATTTGGCTTCAAATATGGCATTCCGATTGATGCGGACCTCGTGTTTGATGTGCGCTTTTTGCCTAATCCGCATTATGTGGATCATCTCCGGCCTCATACGGGACAGGATAGCGATGTTTACGAATATGTAATGAAGTGGCCCGAGACGCAGGCATTTCTGAAGAAGCTGCTGGATATGCTTCAATTTCTGATTCCCCAATACCGTAAGGAAGGCAAGGCTCAGATCATTATCGGCATCGGCTGCACAGGCGGCAAGCATCGCTCGGTGGCCATTTCGGAGTATTTGGGCAAAATGTTGGGGGTCAGCGAGACGGAAACGGTATCGGTCAGCCACCGGGATGCCGAACGCGACCGGCATTAG
- a CDS encoding gluconeogenesis factor YvcK family protein, with protein sequence MGGGTGLSVMLRGLKEMPLDITAIVTVADDGGSSGILRSELQMPPPGDIRNVLTAMADVEPLMADIMRYRFSSGEGLAGHSLGNLILAALTDISGDFVTAVRELSRVFAVRGRVLPAAGEAVVLNAEMTDGRIVTGESKIPEAGGKIKRVFLEPPEVEPLPEALEAIRSADAILLGPGSLYTSILPNLLVPKLAQAVVASCAVKMFICNVMTQPGETDDYTVSDHLQAVYDHIGMHLFDYVIVNNGEIPPEVQRKYAEQGARPVELDTKAIEDQRYKLIADKLVLFRTYLRHDTDKLSHHIYQLVQDRITRKR encoded by the coding sequence ATGGGCGGCGGAACCGGACTGTCCGTTATGCTTCGCGGCTTGAAAGAGATGCCGCTTGATATTACGGCTATCGTAACAGTGGCCGATGATGGGGGAAGCTCAGGCATACTCCGCAGCGAGCTGCAGATGCCGCCGCCGGGTGATATCCGCAACGTGCTGACGGCGATGGCCGATGTCGAACCGTTGATGGCGGACATTATGAGGTATCGCTTCAGCAGCGGGGAGGGTCTTGCCGGACACAGTCTGGGCAATCTGATTTTGGCCGCGCTTACCGATATATCGGGCGATTTCGTCACAGCCGTCCGCGAGCTGAGTCGGGTATTCGCCGTAAGGGGTAGGGTGCTTCCGGCGGCCGGGGAAGCGGTCGTGCTAAATGCGGAAATGACGGATGGCCGCATTGTGACCGGAGAATCTAAAATTCCGGAAGCAGGCGGCAAGATTAAGCGGGTCTTTCTGGAGCCGCCCGAAGTTGAGCCGCTGCCTGAGGCGCTGGAGGCGATCAGGTCTGCTGATGCGATACTGCTCGGTCCAGGCAGCCTGTATACCAGCATTCTGCCTAATCTGCTTGTGCCGAAGCTGGCGCAGGCGGTTGTCGCCTCCTGTGCGGTCAAGATGTTTATCTGCAACGTGATGACCCAGCCTGGGGAAACCGACGACTATACGGTAAGCGATCATTTGCAGGCGGTGTACGATCATATCGGGATGCATTTGTTCGATTATGTCATCGTTAATAATGGTGAAATTCCGCCCGAAGTGCAGCGCAAATACGCCGAACAAGGGGCGCGCCCAGTCGAACTGGACACGAAAGCCATAGAAGATCAGCGCTATAAGCTGATTGCCGACAAGCTGGTGTTATTCCGCACCTATTTGCGGCATGATACGGATAAGCTGAGCCATCATATTTATCAGTTGGTTCAGGATCGGATAACACGAAAGAGGTGA